Within the Microcebus murinus isolate Inina chromosome 16, M.murinus_Inina_mat1.0, whole genome shotgun sequence genome, the region CTGCCAGGGGCAGTGCCCGGTCCTGCCACAAAGGTGGGTGGGGTCAGGCCTCCTGGAGCACCTCCATGCCCAGTGCCTTCCTCAGAGCCCCAAACACGTGCCAGAGCTTCCCACCTCACAAGAGAAACGTCAGCTTAGACACCCGAGCTGGGGCTGGAGAGTTGCCCCTGGCCTGTCCAGCTACACCATACAGCCCCAGATGAGCCCCTCCTATCATGGGCCTGACTGGGAGGATCTGGTGCTCAGCTCTGTTCTAGAAATGCCTTGTTATCTGGGCCTGGGCCTGAGCCGCCCTTGAGCTgtgggggcagaggaagggatAAGCCATCCTCCCTGGGGGCACATGGAGACCCGGCATCATCCTGGGTCCCCTACTGACGTGCTGTGTGTCCTTTGACACATCCCtgtgcctctctgagccccagtttcctcatctgtaagatgtgAACAGTATTTCCTGGCCAGGGTTGTTTGAGATCACGGGGTGCATGTGTGAGACCAAGGCTGTTTCTGGGCCTTAAGtgacacccaccccaccccagtcagGATGGGGTCAAGATCATGCCGGGTGGTGAAACACCAGGAAACTGAGCATGTGCATGGGTGGTCCTGCCTCCAGCTGCCTCTGCCCTCGGCACCCACCGGAAGCCCACCCATATAGATCCATGGCAGTGGCTCACCCGGTAGAAGGACACAGCTTTCTCCCGCTCCCTGGTCCCATTGAAGAAGATGTCTCCAGCTGCCTCGAACAGTTCCAGCCCCAGGTTGGGATCGCCTGTGTACAGGGCTGCATTCTGTGCCACCTACAAGGAGGCAAAAGCTCTCGAGGCCCATATACCTAGGAGGTGGCCAGGCCCACCCAGGTGGCAAACCGCAGCCAGCCTCTGTCCTCTCACACACCGCAGGAGTCCCTGTGCACTGGGGGCCTTCATCATCTGCTGGCACGAGGACAATTACTGTACACACCTGAGTGCCATGGGGCACCTGTGTGGCTGAAACCCAGGGGCCCAGGCGAGGCTGGTGAGAAGCTGGGACAGAGCTCAGcgccaccccaccctgcccaccaCTCTGGGACCTCCGCATTCAGCTCTGGTGTCACTGGGCTCCCACTACTCCCTCCTTGTCCAGCCCACGGTTTCCCCTCTGAGCCCCTACTGACATGTCTCCCACCAGAAGGGTCAGCCCACAAGGATGGGCCTAAGACAGCAGGCTTCTCTGCTATATGCTGGGCCTCCCACAGCGCCTGGCGTGTAGGAGACGCTCAACAAATACCCGCTGAGTGAATGACTGGGCGGTCTGGCCCTGACCACAACCCAGCCAGACCCACCTGCTTGCCGATGCCTGGGGCTCTGCTGCCAGCAGCCCTCCTCCAGCTGAGGTGCTCGCCGCACGGCGCTGCTGCGCACACAGCCTTCCTGTCCCCAGGCTGCCAGGAGCCCACCCTATGGTTCCCGTATCCCCATGTCCCTGCCACAGCCCTGGCCCACGTCAGCATTGCTTACTGATGGGCTCAGTGCCCTCCTCGCCATGAGCCCCTGACCCTAGGTGCTCAGCCCCTGGCTCAGGCAggcacacagcagatgctcaaaaacaaaaagctcGTGAGGTGCGTGGGCCTCTCAATTTGTTCCAAGTCACGCTTGTTTGGGGAAGCATCTAAAACAGAGCTTCTatgtaaatgcattttttaagaaGACATGCCACATGCTGCTGCAGCAAGTCCTTGTATGTGTCACCTGAGTGGGTGCATGATTTGCACACTTACTGAGCATGCGCTGTGTACCAGCAAATGCCGGGCACTCCCACGCCTCTGCCCCAGGGAGCTTAGATGGCTGTGAACATGCCAGCCCTGGAGGGAGCTGGGGGTGAGCGAGGGGGAAcagcatacagcaggtgctcagcagtGGCTTTGTCACGAGTGAACACACACACTGGCCCTCCCTCCCGCCTCATCCCTGCACCTGGATGTACAGGTCCACCAGCTCGTTCTGCCGCAGGATGTAGTAGATCTTCCCCGCCTGCAGCCAGGCGTgtgcctccttctccttctcctggAGGTCGATGAATATCCCCAGGCTCCGCTTGGTGTAGTCCAGGGCAGATTTGTAGGCCCTGGAACCAAACGAGGGTGTCAGGAGAGCTCCCAGGCAGGCCAGCCTCAGGGGACCAGCTGGGGTTCTTCCCCCTGCAGGTCTGGTGACAGGTGGACCTGGAGTATTGGGATGGGAACGGGCCCCCTGGCATGTGCAAATCCTGCCCTCCCTGGGCTTCTGGGAGAGCCGGGATGAACACATCTTGCATGGAAAAGATAAAGTATCTTCTTCTGAGGGAAATTGGAGTCACGCTGCCAAGTGGCCAGGAGGAACATGCTATtgtctctcccccacctccccagacCAGCCTGTGCCTTCTCCGGATGCACCAGGAGCCATTAGCATGGAGCAGAGGTTTAAGAGTATCCAGGCCGCTGGTTCTCAGATGTGCAAATGTATCAGAGGACAGTCACATATAGCTTGCTGGGCCCTGTGGGGCCCGAGAACATGCACTTCCAACAGGCTTCCCAGTGACAGGGccggggaccacactttgagaaacacggCTCTAGCACATAGGCCTTGAAACCGAGGCCAAGCCTGGAGCTGTCTCCCAAGTCCTTGTGGAGATGTGGCTCCTTCCCTGCTCTCTTGAGGGCTTGTCACTGCAGTGTGGCTGGAGCCATCATTACCCCACCAGGTCAGGACACTCTGTGGGCCACAATTGGGACATGGGACCCTGAAACTCTGCCTGGGGAAGCAGGTGAGACAACCAGCACCACCTTCTATGGGCGAAGAACCTCCAGGCACATGTGGCCATTGTGGTCACATTAGAGGGGACAGACAAGGGCCAGACCACCCTAGCCCAGAACCAGACCAGTGGGTGCAGATTCAGGGCAGGAAATGACAGCTTACAAAAGCCACTGTGGCAGGACAAATGGCCTAGAAATGCATGCACTGCCTCTGTTGGGGATGAGATACCTGTCTGGGAGGTGTTGCAAGCAGAGATGGGAGGGTGCATCAACCATCaagggaggccaagctgggactCAGGTCCTGAACAATATCAAGGCAACCCCAAGCCTACCCGAGGAGAGGGTCCGCTGGGACCCTGGGCCCAGCTTCCCTGTGCGCCCCCAGCCCCCGCTGCAGAGCCGGCTCTCACCGCTCGGTGCCTAGGGACAGATAGAGCTGGCTGATGGTCTCCAGGAGCTGTCCCTCTAGCACCTTGTTGGCCACCCTGCGGGCCAGTGTGAGCTGGAACTCGTGGTAGATGACACACTGGGCCTCGCTGGGCATGACGGTGCTGTAGAAGTGGCACAGCCACTGGACGGCTTGCAGCTGGCCTGCATGGGGGACACAGAAAGAGGAGGTCGGCTTCATGGCCTCATGGCAGATGCTTGCGGGGTTCGAGACCCCTGCTGCAAGCCTGCCTCTCCCATTGCTCTGTGAGCCAGGGTCACTGCAGATGGGAAACTGAGCCTGAACAGCGAGGTGGCCTGCTTGAGGGCACGCAGACGATGAGCATGCCAAGATAAGCCCCATGCATGGCATGTGGCAGGTGCTCAAGAGATGGCACCCACCTTCTTCACAACCCCCAGGGCTGGGAGTCCTGGCCTGGCTCAGCCTTCACACCAGGAAACCTGTTTCTGCTTCATGAAGCCCCTCCGGCCAGGACAGGGGCCAGCTTCACACCGAGCTGATGAGGTCGGGGACACTGGCACCCCAATTGCAGATGGACACCCTGAGAGTCCAAGGCTGAGTGTCGATCCTGACACCCAGCCTATGCCATTCAGATCCGGCTCCTGGCATTCCAAAGCTGACACTGCCTCCACCAGGCCACGCTCCAAACTCACAAGCTTCCTGGCCTCTCCTAAAAGCAGGGCTGCAGGCAGTGCAGAGCTGCTACTGCCAAAAATACTCTTGGGGTCAAGAAGAAAATAGGAGCCTTAACAATACCGCAAACCGAGAAGACCCGATAGGCATCTATAAAATGACACTCcgcccaacaacagcagaatacatggTCTTCCCAAGTACCCATAGAAGGTTCCCCAAGACAGACCACATATCAAGCTATAAAACAAGTCCCAGTAAATGTAAAAtgattgaaatcataccaaaatATGTTCTTCAGCTACATTAGAATGAAACTAGAAgtcaacaacaaaagaaaatttgggaaattcacaaatacgTGAAAATTATACTATACAGTCCTAAACAACTAATGAGTCAAAGAAGAGATGATAAAGGAAACTAGAAAATAccttgagatgaatgaaaaccaAAGTTATGGGAGGCAGCTACAgctgcttagagggaaatttgtCACTGCAAATGCCTGcattaaaagaaggaagaaacatttcaaataaaaaatttaaacttccaCCTTAAGAgatcagaaaaagaagagtaaacaaACCCAAAGTAagcaaaggaataaataataaacattatgtcgggcgcgtggctcacgcctgtaatcctagcactctgggaggccgaggtgggcggattgctcgaggtcaggagtttgaaaccagcctgagcaagagcgagaccctgtctctactataaatagaaagaaattaattggccaactaatatatatagaaaaaatcagccgggcatggtggcacgtgcctgtagtcccagccgggagcctgaagcagcaggattgctgcttgagcccaggagtttgaggtcgctgtgagctaggctaatgccacggcattcactctagcctgggcaacaaagcaagactcttgtctccaaaggaaaaaaaaaaaaaaagaaagaaagaaaaaattagctggcatggtggcgcatgcctgtagtcccagctactcgggaggctgaagcaggaggattgcttgagttcaggagtttgaggttgctgtgagctaggctaacaccacggcactcactctagccggggcaacaaagcaagattctgtcttgaaagaaagaaaggaaggaaggaaggaaggaaggaaggaaggaaggaaggaaggaaggaaggaaggaaggaaggaaggaaggaaggaaggaaggaaggaaggaaggaaggaaggaaggaaggaaggaaggaaggaaggaaggaagaaggaaggaagaaggaagaaagaaagaaggaagaaagaaagagaaagaaagaaagaaagaaagaaagaaagaaagaaagaaagaagaaagaagaaagaaagaaagaaaggaaggaaaggagaagaaagaagaaagaaagaaagaagaaagaaagaaagaaaagaaagaaagaaagaaagaaagaaagaagaaagaaagaaagaaaaggaaagaaagaaagaaagaaagaaagaaagaaagaaagaaagaaagaaagaaagaaagaaagaaagaaagaaagaaagaaagaaagaaagaaaaaattagccgggcatgttggtgcatgcctgtagtcccagttacttggtaggctgaagcagaaggattgcttgaatttaggagtttgaggttgctgtggagctaggctgatgccacagcattctagcccaggcaacagagtatattaaacaataatatgagaatagaaaaataaataaagtcaatgaaaccaaaagttggttctttgaaaagattaacaaaattggcaAATCTTTTACCAGATCAACCAAGGAAAAGAGAGGATATCAATAACTAAAATTAGCAATGAAAGAGGGAACATTATTGCCTCTTGACAGAACTGAAAGAGTTATAAGAGGACACCAATAAATcagataacctagatgaaatggccAAATTCCTGGAAAAACACAAACTTCCAGAGTGACTTGAAAATGACTTGGAGTAAGTACCTGGTGGCCCTGGGGTACCTGCCTGCCCTTGGTCTCCTTGGATGCTCAACATGGGAGAGAGGAAACATGGTCTCCTGGGTCCCCTGCCTGGCTTTCCCAAATCTGAACCCCTAGCACCCTCGGGGTACCTCCTAGGAGAAGGTGCCACTGGCTATTAAGGCCATGACTTGCCCGAGGCCACAGGGGGGTCTGTGGCACTTGGTTCCTCCTGAAGGTTACGAGGGTACCTTTGCAGCCAGAGGCCACCTCTTTGTCAAGGCCCCACCTGTTGGGAAAGGTCTGGATTTAGACCCTCCCTTCCCGCCATGGGTAGACACGTTCAGGGCTTCCCGAAGCTCTGTTCCTTCAAGGGCCAGGAATGTGTGCCAGGCCTGGCTTGAAAATGGGCAGATTTGGCACATCCCCTGGGGCTCTGGGCCATGTGACAGAGGCATCTCTGGGCAGTCTCATTGTGCCATGATGAAGGCCTGGTGCCATAGGGCAGGGGATGGGACCCCTGTCCCTATTCCCTCAACTCcttcctctgtctgtctgtcccctgCTACCTGGATTGCTATTCATTCACTGCATGCAGCCAGAGTGAGTGTGCTATAGCACTCAGTGGCTCCCCAGTGCTcttgaggacccctgggccaATGGAGGTTCTCCTAATCCAGCCCCCAAACCCTCTCCCAACTCTGCTTCCCTGCACTGGCCTGCTCACTGTTCCTGGGCCTTTGCAGGGGTTGCACTgccagcccctcacccccaccctcttGCTGGGCTGCACCCTCAACCCTCAGGTCCCAGACTAAAGAGATGCCCCTCGCCCACAAGTTGGGGCCAGGAGCTGCCCTGCTATTACACTAATCACCCGTTTGTGGCTTTTCTGGCTTGACGTCAGTTTCCCACACTTGTGCTGCCCCCTCCCATGAGAACCACACAAGTCTCATTTGTGGGTGGAACGTGGGGTGTTTCCTGCACAAAAAGAGGCTTTTGCATAAACTTGAactgctctgtggcctggggttAACCGCCCAACTCAGCGCGCTCTGTGAAGGGGGCTGTGTCGGGGAGGGGAAGTGCAGCCCCGTGTGCAGGGTTGTTGGGAGATCCCAAGGAGATACCACTAGTGCAAGCACCTGGCATTCAAGGCCGGGCTCACAGAGGGCCTGGGTTGCTCTCAGCTCGGGGAGCCTGCAGCACCAGGGTATGTCCGAGGGGACCCACCATCCCACTAGCTGGACTTTGAGGATTCCCAGGATGGGAGACTTTCAGAGCTCAAACCGGAAGTCCCCAGGCAAAGCATGATGCTCGCCCCGTGTGGAAACAGTCTTCTTCAAGGACGTGTGCGAACATCTGCTGGTTTCACCTACTCCGCATTCTCTCTGTTGGAAAAACCACTGTTCGCCTCTGAATCACACAGCCCAGGTGTGCTCTGAGCCCTGACGTAGACCCCAAGGATCCCCGGGAGGTATGGAAGAGGTAACTGGGCAGCACCTACTCTCTAGGTGGTCCGTCTCCACGGCGACCAGAAAGGCCCACTCGTAGTAGCATTTGCCCTGCTGGGTGAGGGCCCGGTGGGTGCAGAGGTGGCCCAGCTGCAGGAGCACCTGGGTGAAGTCTCGGCCACACTCCCTGCTGGGCAGCCTGGAGAAGAGCCCAACGGCCTCCAGGAAGTAGTGCTGGGCCAGCCTGCTGGCACCCGTGTGCAGACACAGCGCCCCCAAGTTGGCCAGCACCACCGCCTGGTCCTGCAGGTGGCCCAGGCGCCTGGCCACACGCAGGGCACGGTAGTAGCCCTCAGCCGCCTGCCGGGTCCTGCCAGTCCTCTTCAGGGCCACAGCTGCCATGTTGGTGATCACACCCTCCTGGTCCATGCTGGCCACTGCCGCATCCAGGACGGACTCCAGGATGCCCAGGGCCACCTGGCTCTGCCCATGAAGCACGTGCAGCCAGGCAAGGGCTACCAGGTGATCCACAACAGGGTGGACTCCGGCCACGGCATCCGCTTCCACCGCCTGCATCATGAAGACGATGGCCGGCCCGTGCTGCCCGTGGTGGCTGTGTAGCTGGGCCAGGCTGGCGTAGAGGTGGCCGCGCAGTGCACAGCCCGCACCCGAGGCCGGGGAGGCCAGCGCCTGTCTGAGGTAGTGGGCCGTCTGGGAGGGGAGGCTGTGGGCCACCTGCCTCTGGCCGTGGAGACGGGGGGCATTCCGGAGCACCAGGTCTACACTCCTCAGCGAGCTGGCCAGTGAGCACTGTGTCTGCAGTGAGGCCACCTTGATGCAGCTGAGGGCCAGGTGGGGCAGGCACTTCCGGCTGTAGACGTCCGCCAGGAGCAGGTAGCAGTCTGAGGTCCACGAGGCCTCCTGGGCCCCCAGGTCCCTGTGCAAGAGCAACAGTCTCTCCAGGAAGGGCAGGGCCTCCTCGGGCTGCTTGAAGTGGATGTGGTGCCTGGCCAGCAGGAAGCAGGCCCGGGCCTCGGCCTGCAGGCTCCGGCCACCCACGGCCCGCCGCAGTGCGTACTTGAGGAGCTCCGCCTCCGCCTCGGTGCTGCACACGTGGCCGGGCGTCCCCAGGAGCAGGGCCGCGGCTTTGGGCACCGCCTGCGCACTCTTCTCCTTGTTCTTCTGCTTCAGGTAAACGGTGGCCAGGTTGGTGTACACGGCCACCACCAGGAAGAGGTCCCCGAAGCTGCCCCCCAGGGCCCCCAGGGCTTCCTCGAAGTAAACCCGGGCCTGGGACAGCTTAAGCCTCCTGGCGCACAGCCGGCCCAGGAGGAAGCAGAGCCTGGCCAGGGCCATGGGCAGGCCGGCTTTCTTGGCTGCTCCCCGGGCCTGCGCCAGGTGCGCAGTCAGCTCCTCCTCGTCGGTGAAGCTGCAGAACACGCTGCTCAGCCATGGCAGCGAGGCGTCGTACAGGCCTCGGAAGCAGGCCTGGTACCCAGGGGCGTTCAGGACCAGCAGCAGTGGGCCCAGGGCTTCTGGGTCGGCCCAGTCGTCCTCGGCGTCCAGGTGGAAGGGCTCCTTTGTGTCCAGCGAGCTCACAGCACTGGACGCTGCAGGGAGACCCCAGGACGCTGGCTCCTTAGGGCAGTCCGGAGAGGTCTTGCATTGTTTTAGAATATTCTTCACTTTCCGCAGGGTCTTATGAGGCTCCAGGTTCAGGCAAGGTGGAGGCATTTCTGCAAGTCACAAAAAACATCCAGATGGGTGAGAGTCTGGACGTGAGTCCTGGTTCCCCTTCCCCAGCCTAGTGTTCCCTTAGCACATTCCAGACAACACCTCCCCACTGGCTCCCAGCAAGCACTGGAGAGTTATGTGAACTGCCAAACCAGGGCCTAGGGCAGAGTGGGAACTCAGTAATTACGATTGCAGGGAGAGTACAGACCTATTGGGCCGACTCTCTTACCAAATAACCTGCCTTTCCtatcctttgcctttttttttttttttgagacagagtctcgattttgttgcccaggctagagtgagtgccgtggcatcagcctagctcacagcaacctcaaactcctgggctcaggcaatcctcctgcctcagcctcccaagtagctgggactacaggcatgtgccaccatgcccggctaatttttttttctatatatatattagttggccaattaatttctttctatttatagtagagacgggatctcactcaggctcaggctggtttcaaactcctgacctcgagcaatctgcccgcctcggcctcccagagtgctaggattacaggcgtgagccaccgcgcccagcctcctttGCCTTTTTGACAGCGTAGTTTTAGGAGACCTCCTGTCCAATAGCTCAGCGATCATTCCAAGGTCCCTTTCCCTCTTACAGAGAATCGAAGCCACTTAACTGGCCCCATCCACATTCAGTGCTACAACTGCAAATGGATGATTCTGTCAGCATCTCAGGCTTCTGATCAGGTAGAGGAATCCAGGAAATCAGCCAATCAGCGATTGATCAGCACGAGCTCCAAGGCTGCCCCACAAGACTGACAGAGCCAGCCACAGCGGAGGGCAGGGTGTTGTGTCTTTCTGCCTAGCTCCATTGTGGGAAATGGGTCCAACAGGGAAGATCGGGACAGCTCGCAGAACCTGGGGCTCTACCTTCACCGGTGTTTGAGAATCTGAGGCCTACGGTTCCTAAAGAGTTAacacagggccgggcgcggtggctcacgcctgtaatcctagcactcgtggaggcccaggcgggtggattgctcaagatcaggag harbors:
- the SH3TC1 gene encoding SH3 domain and tetratricopeptide repeat-containing protein 1 isoform X1 codes for the protein MEGPATATAGQLALMGRGLAAPPGSCSSRDEVQTVALSSPAGQECAGPEEAKAAIRGDAAPPLGTPGPAAESPPGQLGAYPTDLTLQLLAVRRKSGLRDPRLQQALRARLRLLESDSRAVARALGELSARLLSIHSDQDRIVVMFKTFEEIWKFSTYHALGFTHHCLENLLVDQAFWLLSPGEEEETAIRVHVDENALKLTHESLLVQEGPFFVLCPDHHVRVTTGPGGTGRGPQPLRRASGGPQGEVAPEAGLSASPSMSCEEVAAATPEPLIPFHQWALRLHWDPVDDPVGEPATPNTLLMAVGLASAVADCQGSGPEEMTFRCGDLIKILGAQVPGLPWCVGRHVASGQVGFVPTQLISAQGPATELENVIFLNEEERSFFGNEGRFSEEDARQLLRRMSAAAVCTGYSLDRLEETALEQPEGQEMPPPCLNLEPHKTLRKVKNILKQCKTSPDCPKEPASWGLPAASSAVSSLDTKEPFHLDAEDDWADPEALGPLLLVLNAPGYQACFRGLYDASLPWLSSVFCSFTDEEELTAHLAQARGAAKKAGLPMALARLCFLLGRLCARRLKLSQARVYFEEALGALGGSFGDLFLVVAVYTNLATVYLKQKNKEKSAQAVPKAAALLLGTPGHVCSTEAEAELLKYALRRAVGGRSLQAEARACFLLARHHIHFKQPEEALPFLERLLLLHRDLGAQEASWTSDCYLLLADVYSRKCLPHLALSCIKVASLQTQCSLASSLRSVDLVLRNAPRLHGQRQVAHSLPSQTAHYLRQALASPASGAGCALRGHLYASLAQLHSHHGQHGPAIVFMMQAVEADAVAGVHPVVDHLVALAWLHVLHGQSQVALGILESVLDAAVASMDQEGVITNMAAVALKRTGRTRQAAEGYYRALRVARRLGHLQDQAVVLANLGALCLHTGASRLAQHYFLEAVGLFSRLPSRECGRDFTQVLLQLGHLCTHRALTQQGKCYYEWAFLVAVETDHLESQLQAVQWLCHFYSTVMPSEAQCVIYHEFQLTLARRVANKVLEGQLLETISQLYLSLGTERAYKSALDYTKRSLGIFIDLQEKEKEAHAWLQAGKIYYILRQNELVDLYIQVAQNAALYTGDPNLGLELFEAAGDIFFNGTREREKAVSFYRDRALPLAVTTGNQEAELRLCNKLVALLAALEAPQEGLEFAHTALALSITLGDRLNERVAYHRLATLHHRLGHSELAEHFYLKALALCSSPLEFDEETLYYVKVYLVLGDIIFYDLKDPFDAAGYYQLALAAAVDLGNKKAQLKIYTRLATIYHNFLLDREKSLFFYQKARTFATELNVRRINLAPPRLCGRAPWLAPSHPP
- the SH3TC1 gene encoding SH3 domain and tetratricopeptide repeat-containing protein 1 isoform X4 — its product is MEGPATATAGQLALMGRGLAAPPGSCSSRDEVQTVALSSPAGQECAGPEEAKAAIRGDAAPPLGTPGPAAESPPGQLGAYPTDLTLQLLAVRRKSGLRDPRLQQALRARLRLLESDSRAVARALGELSARLLSIHSDQDRIVVMFKTFEEIWKFSTYHALGFTHHCLENLLVDQAFWLLSPGEEEETAIRVHVDENALKLTHESLLVQEGPFFVLCPDHHVRVTTGPGGTGRGPQPLRRASGGPQGEVAPEAGLSASPSMSCEEVAAATPEPLIPFHQWALRLHWDPVDDPVGEPATPNTLLMAVGLASAVADCQGSGPEEMTFRCGDLIKILGAQVPGLPWCVGRHVASGQVGFVPTQLISAQGPATELENVIFLNEEERSFFGNEGRFSEEDARQLLRRMSAAAVCTGYSLDRLEETALEQPEGQEMPPPCLNLEPHKTLRKVKNILKQCKTSPDCPKEPASWGLPAASSAVSSLDTKEPFHLDAEDDWADPEALGPLLLVLNAPGYQACFRGLYDASLPWLSSVFCSFTDEEELTAHLAQARGAAKKAGLPMALARLCFLLGRLCARRLKLSQARVYFEEALGALGGSFGDLFLVVAVYTNLATVYLKQKNKEKSAQAVPKAAALLLGTPGHVCSTEAEAELLKYALRRAVGGRSLQAEARACFLLARHHIHFKQPEEALPFLERLLLLHRDLGAQEASWTSDCYLLLADVYSRKCLPHLALSCIKVASLQTQCSLASSLRSVDLVLRNAPRLHGQRQVAHSLPSQTAHYLRQALASPASGAGCALRGHLYASLAQLHSHHGQHGPAIVFMMQAVEADAVAGVHPVVDHLVALAWLHVLHGQSQVALGILESVLDAAVASMDQEGVITNMAAVALKRTGRTRQAAEGYYRALRVARRLGHLQDQAVVLANLGALCLHTGASRLAQHYFLEAVGLFSRLPSRECGRDFTQVLLQLGHLCTHRALTQQGKCYYEWAFLVAVETDHLESRPAASRPVAVPLLQHRHAQRGPVCHLPRVPAHTGPQGGQQGARGTAPGDHQPALSVPRHRAGLQICPGLHQAEPGDIHRPPGEGEGGTRLAAGGEDLLHPAAERAGGPVHPGGTECSPVHRRSQPGAGTVRGSWRHLLQWDQGAGESCVLLPGPGTAPGSDHRQPGGRAAAMQQAGGTAGCTGGAPGGPGVCTHSPGSQHHPGGPVE
- the SH3TC1 gene encoding SH3 domain and tetratricopeptide repeat-containing protein 1 isoform X3, translated to MEGPATATAGQLALMGRGLAAPPGSCSSRDEVQTVALSSPAGQECAGPEEAKAAIRGDAAPPLGTPGPAAESPPGQLGAYPTDLTLQLLAVRRKSGLRDPRLQQALRARLRLLESDSRAVARALGELSARLLSIHSDQDRIVVMFKTFEEIWKFSTYHALGFTHHCLENLLVDQAFWLLSPGEEEETAIRVHVDENALKLTHESLLVQEGPFFVLCPDHHVRVTTGPGGTGRGPQPLRRASGGPQGEVAPEAGLSASPSMSCEEVAAATPEPLIPFHQWALRLHWDPVDDPVGEPATPNTLLMAVGLASAVADCQGSGPEEMTFRCGDLIKILGAQVPGLPWCVGRHVASGQVGFVPTQLISAQGPATELENVIFLNEEERSFFGNEGRFSEEDARQLLRRMSAAAVCTGYSLDRLEETALEQPEGQEMPPPCLNLEPHKTLRKVKNILKQCKTSPDCPKEPASWGLPAASSAVSSLDTKEPFHLDAEDDWADPEALGPLLLVLNAPGYQACFRGLYDASLPWLSSVFCSFTDEEELTAHLAQARGAAKKAGLPMALARLCFLLGRLCARRLKLSQARVYFEEALGALGGSFGDLFLVVAVYTNLATVYLKQKNKEKSAQAVPKAAALLLGTPGHVCSTEAEAELLKYALRRAVGGRSLQAEARACFLLARHHIHFKQPEEALPFLERLLLLHRDLGAQEASWTSDCYLLLADVYSRKCLPHLALSCIKVASLQTQCSLASSLRSVDLVLRNAPRLHGQRQVAHSLPSQTAHYLRQALASPASGAGCALRGHLYASLAQLHSHHGQHGPAIVFMMQAVEADAVAGVHPVVDHLVALAWLHVLHGQSQVALGILESVLDAAVASMDQEGVITNMAAVALKRTGRTRQAAEGYYRALRVARRLGHLQDQAVVLANLGALCLHTGASRLAQHYFLEAVGLFSRLPSRECGRDFTQVLLQLGHLCTHRALTQQGKCYYEWAFLVAVETDHLESRPAASRPVAVPLLQHRHAQRGPVCHLPRVPAHTGPQGGQQGARGTAPGDHQPALSVPRHRAGLQICPGLHQAEPGDIHRPPGEGEGGTRLAAGGEDLLHPAAERAGGPVHPGGTECSPVHRRSQPGAGTVRGSWRHLLQWDQGAGESCVLLPGDRLNERVAYHRLATLHHRLGHSELAEHFYLKALALCSSPLEFDEETLYYVKVYLVLGDIIFYDLKDPFDAAGYYQLALAAAVDLGNKKAQLKIYTRLATIYHNFLLDREKSLFFYQKARTFATELNVRRINLAPPRLCGRAPWLAPSHPP
- the SH3TC1 gene encoding SH3 domain and tetratricopeptide repeat-containing protein 1 isoform X2, yielding MEGPATATAGQLALMGRGLAAPPGSCSSRDEVQTVALSSPAGQECAGPEEAKAAIRGDLTLQLLAVRRKSGLRDPRLQQALRARLRLLESDSRAVARALGELSARLLSIHSDQDRIVVMFKTFEEIWKFSTYHALGFTHHCLENLLVDQAFWLLSPGEEEETAIRVHVDENALKLTHESLLVQEGPFFVLCPDHHVRVTTGPGGTGRGPQPLRRASGGPQGEVAPEAGLSASPSMSCEEVAAATPEPLIPFHQWALRLHWDPVDDPVGEPATPNTLLMAVGLASAVADCQGSGPEEMTFRCGDLIKILGAQVPGLPWCVGRHVASGQVGFVPTQLISAQGPATELENVIFLNEEERSFFGNEGRFSEEDARQLLRRMSAAAVCTGYSLDRLEETALEQPEGQEMPPPCLNLEPHKTLRKVKNILKQCKTSPDCPKEPASWGLPAASSAVSSLDTKEPFHLDAEDDWADPEALGPLLLVLNAPGYQACFRGLYDASLPWLSSVFCSFTDEEELTAHLAQARGAAKKAGLPMALARLCFLLGRLCARRLKLSQARVYFEEALGALGGSFGDLFLVVAVYTNLATVYLKQKNKEKSAQAVPKAAALLLGTPGHVCSTEAEAELLKYALRRAVGGRSLQAEARACFLLARHHIHFKQPEEALPFLERLLLLHRDLGAQEASWTSDCYLLLADVYSRKCLPHLALSCIKVASLQTQCSLASSLRSVDLVLRNAPRLHGQRQVAHSLPSQTAHYLRQALASPASGAGCALRGHLYASLAQLHSHHGQHGPAIVFMMQAVEADAVAGVHPVVDHLVALAWLHVLHGQSQVALGILESVLDAAVASMDQEGVITNMAAVALKRTGRTRQAAEGYYRALRVARRLGHLQDQAVVLANLGALCLHTGASRLAQHYFLEAVGLFSRLPSRECGRDFTQVLLQLGHLCTHRALTQQGKCYYEWAFLVAVETDHLESQLQAVQWLCHFYSTVMPSEAQCVIYHEFQLTLARRVANKVLEGQLLETISQLYLSLGTERAYKSALDYTKRSLGIFIDLQEKEKEAHAWLQAGKIYYILRQNELVDLYIQVAQNAALYTGDPNLGLELFEAAGDIFFNGTREREKAVSFYRDRALPLAVTTGNQEAELRLCNKLVALLAALEAPQEGLEFAHTALALSITLGDRLNERVAYHRLATLHHRLGHSELAEHFYLKALALCSSPLEFDEETLYYVKVYLVLGDIIFYDLKDPFDAAGYYQLALAAAVDLGNKKAQLKIYTRLATIYHNFLLDREKSLFFYQKARTFATELNVRRINLAPPRLCGRAPWLAPSHPP